A region from the Pristiophorus japonicus isolate sPriJap1 chromosome 14, sPriJap1.hap1, whole genome shotgun sequence genome encodes:
- the LOC139279378 gene encoding interferon alpha-inducible protein 27-like protein 2A: MLHLVYILLILSASFNTGSSSSSSDNDWSTAGWIIGGAVAAVIAAPVVLGAAGFTGAGIAAGSLGAHLMSASAVANGGGIVAGGVVATLQSIGAAGMTAAGTAAVGSVGAAAGCAAKNSFDSSEHEP, encoded by the exons ATGCTACATCTGGTCTATATCCTGCTGATCTTGTCTGCTTCTTTCAACACAG GTTCAAGCTCGTCTTCATCTGACAATG ATTGGTCGACAGCTGGCTGGATTATTGGAGGAGCAG TTGCTGCAGTAATTGCTGCCCCAGTTGTCCTCGGTGCGGCAGGCTTTACTGGTGCTGGAATAGCAGCTGGATCCCTAGGAGCACATTTGATGTCTGCATCCGCGGTCGCCAATGGAGGAGGGATAGTCGCTGGTGGTGTCGTGGCAACCCTCCAGTCTATTG GAGCTGCAGGAATGACTGCTGCTGGGACTGCTGCAGTAGGAAGTGTCGGTGCTGCCGCTGGCTGTGCTGCCAAAAATTCTTTTGACAGTTCTGAACATGAGCCTTAA